Proteins found in one Candidatus Tanganyikabacteria bacterium genomic segment:
- a CDS encoding adenosylhomocysteinase: protein MNAVASLYDVKDINLADAGKLRIEWAEREMPVLGAIRQRFERELPLEGMRIAACLHVTTETANLMRTLVAGGAKVHLCASNPLSTQDDVAAALTRHFGCPTFAIKGEDNDTYYKHISAALEIKPTVTMDDGADLVSELHKHRTELLGEIIGGTEETTTGVIRMRAMAADGALKYPVVAINEADTKHLFDNRYGTGQSTLDGVIRATNVLIAGKKVVILGYGWCGRGAAMRAKGLGAHVVVTEIDATKAIEAVLDGFTVMPMREAAKVGDIFITVTGNLHVVAREHFGAMKDGAIVCNSGHFNDEIDIPALADLAVSRRKVREFVEEFQLRDGRSIFLLGDGRLINLAAAEGHPASVMDMSFANQALCLEHVARHHGEMTPGVYPVPGDIDRQVATLKLASMGIHIDTLTPEQEKYLASWESGT from the coding sequence TTGAACGCGGTTGCCAGCCTGTATGACGTCAAGGACATCAATCTGGCCGACGCCGGCAAGTTGCGCATCGAATGGGCCGAGCGCGAGATGCCGGTCCTGGGCGCCATCCGGCAGCGGTTCGAGCGCGAGCTACCCCTCGAGGGAATGCGCATCGCCGCCTGCTTGCACGTGACCACCGAAACCGCAAACCTGATGCGCACGCTGGTAGCCGGCGGCGCCAAGGTGCACCTCTGCGCGTCCAACCCGCTCTCCACCCAGGACGACGTGGCCGCGGCCCTGACCAGGCACTTCGGCTGCCCGACGTTCGCCATCAAGGGCGAGGACAACGACACGTACTACAAGCACATCTCCGCCGCCCTCGAGATCAAGCCCACGGTCACGATGGACGATGGCGCCGACCTGGTCAGCGAGTTGCACAAGCACCGCACCGAGTTGCTCGGCGAGATCATCGGCGGCACCGAGGAGACCACGACCGGCGTCATCCGCATGCGGGCCATGGCGGCCGATGGCGCCCTCAAGTACCCGGTCGTGGCGATCAACGAGGCCGACACGAAGCACCTGTTCGACAACCGCTACGGCACCGGCCAGAGCACGCTGGACGGCGTCATCCGGGCGACCAACGTGCTGATCGCCGGCAAGAAGGTCGTCATCCTGGGCTATGGCTGGTGCGGCCGGGGCGCCGCGATGCGCGCCAAGGGCCTTGGGGCGCACGTGGTCGTCACCGAAATCGACGCCACCAAGGCCATCGAGGCCGTGCTCGACGGTTTCACCGTCATGCCGATGCGCGAGGCCGCGAAGGTCGGCGACATCTTCATCACCGTCACCGGCAATTTGCACGTCGTCGCCCGCGAGCATTTCGGGGCCATGAAGGACGGCGCCATCGTCTGCAACTCCGGCCACTTCAACGACGAAATCGACATCCCGGCCCTGGCCGACCTGGCCGTGAGCCGGCGCAAGGTGCGCGAGTTCGTCGAGGAGTTCCAGTTGCGCGACGGGCGCTCCATCTTCCTGCTAGGCGACGGCCGCCTCATCAACCTGGCGGCCGCCGAGGGCCATCCCGCGAGCGTCATGGACATGAGCTTCGCCAACCAGGCCCTCTGCCTCGAGCACGTGGCCAGGCACCACGGCGAGATGACGCCCGGCGTCTACCCGGTGCCCGGGGACATCGATCGGCAGGTGGCGACGCTCAAGCTGGCGAGCATGGGGATCCACATCGACACCCTGACCCCGGAGCAGGAGAAGTACCTGGCCTCCTGGGAATCGGGCACCTAA
- a CDS encoding LptF/LptG family permease, translating into MTRSPLAYWRPGRLDRYILAEHAGPFLFGVAAFTAILTASQVLFFLISLMVHIGLPAGVVTYVLLLRLPEMIFYTFPMSTLLATLLAFGRLSGDSEITAFRAAGVSLLRLVTPVLGFALVVSAATVAMGEFAVPRLKWEAKNLLYEAQHKRKLPLARDNIFFDELDEHGRLVRFFYARHFDGAKMDNVLVQEFDGDRLARIIQAEAASYDGTTWRFHKGTLYHLAQDTGEYRYVLRFDEQVVRLKPSLLALTSEHREPAEMTLRELGEHIRHLESSGRNDSQVNDLGVQWHQKLSIPFASLVFALVGASLGLRPQRASNALGLGLSILIIFAYYVAMFVSMALGQSGVLDPVWAAWMPNGVTGLAGGVLLWRASRR; encoded by the coding sequence GTGACCCGCTCCCCGCTGGCTTACTGGCGGCCGGGACGCCTCGACCGATACATCCTCGCCGAGCACGCGGGGCCCTTCCTCTTCGGCGTGGCGGCGTTCACCGCCATCCTCACCGCGTCGCAGGTCCTCTTCTTCCTCATCTCGCTGATGGTCCACATCGGCCTGCCGGCCGGCGTGGTGACCTATGTCCTGCTGCTGCGCCTGCCCGAGATGATCTTCTACACGTTCCCGATGTCCACGTTGCTGGCCACGCTGCTGGCCTTCGGGCGTTTATCGGGCGATTCCGAGATCACGGCGTTCCGGGCGGCCGGAGTGTCGCTCCTGCGGCTGGTGACGCCGGTCCTGGGCTTTGCGCTCGTGGTGAGCGCCGCGACGGTGGCGATGGGCGAGTTTGCCGTTCCGCGTCTCAAGTGGGAAGCCAAGAATCTGCTCTACGAGGCGCAGCACAAGCGCAAGCTACCGCTCGCCCGCGACAACATCTTCTTCGACGAACTCGACGAGCACGGCCGTCTGGTGCGCTTCTTCTACGCCCGGCACTTCGACGGTGCCAAGATGGACAACGTGCTGGTGCAGGAGTTCGACGGCGACCGCCTGGCGCGCATCATCCAGGCCGAGGCTGCCTCTTACGACGGAACGACCTGGCGCTTCCACAAGGGCACGCTCTACCACCTGGCGCAGGACACGGGCGAGTACCGCTACGTGCTGCGTTTCGACGAGCAAGTAGTGCGGCTCAAGCCCTCGCTCCTGGCGCTCACCAGCGAGCACCGCGAACCGGCGGAGATGACCCTGCGGGAGCTGGGCGAGCACATCCGGCACCTCGAATCGTCCGGGCGCAACGATAGCCAGGTGAACGACCTGGGCGTACAATGGCACCAGAAGCTGTCGATCCCGTTCGCCAGTCTGGTATTCGCCCTGGTCGGCGCCTCCCTGGGGCTCCGGCCGCAACGAGCCAGCAATGCCCTGGGGCTGGGTCTCAGCATCTTGATCATCTTCGCCTACTACGTGGCCATGTTCGTATCCATGGCCCTGGGCCAGTCGGGGGTACTCGACCCGGTCTGGGCCGCCTGGATGCCCAATGGCGTCACCGGGTTGGCGGGGGGCGTCCTGCTCTGGCGGGCGTCGCGCCGCTGA
- the lptB gene encoding LPS export ABC transporter ATP-binding protein codes for MIKTDQLVKVYRGRKVVNEVSISVDRGEIVGLLGPNGAGKTTTFYMVVGLVRPAAGNVTLDGDNIAHLPMHLRARKGIGYLAQEPSVFRKLSVEQNLLAVWELLGVPKKVQKQRLEELLDEFHIQKIRKSKGFQLSGGERRRVEIARALATSPSFILLDEPFSGIDPLAIADIQKMLRHLRSRNLGLLITDHNVRDTLKIVDRAYIIDSGTILFHGSPDEIVASDIARKHYLGEEFGL; via the coding sequence GTGATCAAGACCGATCAGCTGGTCAAGGTCTACAGGGGCCGCAAGGTGGTCAACGAGGTCTCGATCTCGGTCGATCGGGGCGAGATCGTCGGCCTGCTCGGCCCCAACGGCGCGGGCAAGACCACCACGTTCTACATGGTCGTCGGCTTGGTGCGGCCCGCGGCGGGCAACGTGACCCTCGACGGCGACAACATCGCGCACCTCCCCATGCACCTGCGGGCCCGCAAGGGCATCGGTTACCTGGCCCAGGAACCCTCGGTGTTCCGCAAGCTCTCGGTCGAGCAGAACCTGCTCGCGGTCTGGGAACTGCTCGGCGTGCCCAAGAAGGTGCAGAAGCAGCGCCTGGAGGAGTTGCTCGACGAGTTCCACATCCAGAAGATCCGCAAGAGCAAGGGATTCCAGCTCTCGGGCGGAGAGCGGCGGCGCGTGGAGATCGCCCGGGCGCTCGCGACAAGCCCGTCTTTCATCCTGCTCGACGAGCCCTTCTCGGGCATCGACCCGCTGGCGATCGCCGACATCCAGAAGATGCTCCGGCACCTGCGGAGCCGCAACCTGGGCCTCCTGATCACCGACCACAACGTCCGCGACACGCTCAAGATAGTCGATCGCGCCTACATCATCGACTCGGGCACCATCCTCTTCCACGGCTCGCCCGACGAGATCGTCGCCTCGGACATCGCCCGCAAGCACTACCTGGGAGAAGAGTTCGGGTTGTGA
- a CDS encoding SDR family oxidoreductase: protein MKGRICIVTGANAGIGKETVKGLARQGATVVMACRSPERGQAARADVLGVVGDADVAVMKLDLASKASIEAFAREFDATYPALHVLLNNAGLISLKRTLTADGFETTFGVNHLGGFYLTHLLRGKLESSAPARVINVASDAHFRAKWDPADLQNERRYTTFGAYARSKLANVLYTRELARRLEGTGVTANCLHPGVIATNLFPLPKFALALMGLFTISEEQGADTSLHLATAPEFDRLSGGYYDERKLVTPSRDARDDAAAAMLWAESSRLLGLPEVAGSPA from the coding sequence ATGAAGGGGCGCATCTGCATCGTCACCGGCGCGAATGCCGGGATCGGCAAGGAGACCGTCAAGGGCCTGGCGCGCCAGGGCGCCACCGTCGTCATGGCGTGCCGCAGCCCCGAACGCGGCCAGGCGGCCCGGGCGGACGTGCTGGGGGTCGTCGGCGACGCCGACGTGGCGGTCATGAAGCTCGATCTGGCGAGCAAGGCCTCGATCGAAGCTTTCGCCCGGGAGTTCGACGCGACCTACCCGGCCCTGCACGTCCTGCTCAACAATGCCGGCCTGATCTCGCTCAAGCGTACCCTCACCGCCGACGGCTTCGAGACGACCTTCGGCGTCAACCATCTGGGCGGCTTCTACCTGACCCACCTGCTGCGGGGCAAGCTGGAGTCGTCGGCGCCGGCGCGGGTGATCAACGTGGCCTCCGACGCCCATTTCCGCGCGAAGTGGGATCCGGCCGATCTGCAGAACGAGCGCCGCTACACGACGTTCGGCGCCTATGCCCGCTCGAAGCTGGCGAACGTCCTGTACACGCGGGAACTCGCCCGGCGCCTCGAGGGTACCGGCGTCACCGCCAACTGCCTGCATCCCGGCGTGATCGCGACCAACCTGTTCCCGCTGCCGAAGTTCGCCCTGGCGCTGATGGGCCTCTTCACGATCTCCGAGGAGCAGGGCGCCGACACGTCGCTGCACCTCGCCACCGCGCCCGAGTTCGACCGGCTGTCGGGCGGCTACTACGACGAGCGGAAGCTCGTGACCCCGTCCCGCGACGCCCGCGACGACGCCGCGGCCGCGATGCTGTGGGCGGAGAGCTCGAGGCTGCTGGGGCTGCCGGAAGTGGCCGGTTCGCCGGCCTGA
- a CDS encoding peptidoglycan-binding protein — translation MGENVQSGTRPLAASGPLPGGTQPLPAEAPKKKGGILGGALGFVKDVFVGGGEAIWDMAKGVGNMVLHPIQTAKGIAYLATTLVTNPKEGLSMIGHAFVDPYIEAVKSGHPGKALGRGIVEIGSLFVSPQSVVQGAKGAVAFGQGAAGALKAGQGVATAAKTGYYAGKWTMQASSYAVKAERLAKLGHVGEAAKMAQMANASARAAQVAKLGNVSKVGHYANLFGRLYHVNVAGTMMKSAELLAHSDALIRAGRFSWLAGGAKATAETAEAATRASLVAKAVMAGKALEPGLVRGFLTGKVALDGAKAAEILAAAGAAGRGAKVAVAAGEVAAQESRWSQLASSAARFAMQNPAILYPISPAAGLALDLLGRINAIPKGVDPKTVTEDETTALARKYGLDTDPVNVRTFLIEVQSYEGNALGPDVGPAKQIKQLQTLLRALGYDSDKTGVWDEKTTRAMIDYKTRNGFHQSYKKADGQFAVNEYATPDVISHIIQKLES, via the coding sequence ATGGGCGAGAACGTCCAGAGCGGGACCCGGCCGCTGGCCGCTTCGGGACCGCTGCCCGGCGGTACCCAGCCGCTCCCGGCGGAAGCCCCGAAGAAGAAGGGCGGGATTCTCGGCGGCGCCCTGGGCTTCGTCAAGGACGTCTTCGTGGGCGGCGGCGAGGCCATCTGGGACATGGCCAAGGGCGTCGGCAACATGGTGCTGCACCCGATCCAGACCGCCAAGGGCATCGCCTACCTGGCCACCACGCTGGTGACCAATCCCAAGGAAGGCCTGTCGATGATCGGCCACGCCTTCGTGGACCCCTACATCGAGGCGGTCAAGAGCGGCCATCCGGGCAAGGCCCTGGGCCGCGGCATCGTGGAGATCGGTTCGCTGTTCGTCAGCCCGCAGAGCGTGGTCCAGGGCGCCAAGGGCGCCGTCGCCTTCGGGCAGGGCGCTGCGGGTGCCCTCAAGGCGGGGCAAGGGGTCGCGACGGCCGCCAAGACCGGCTACTACGCCGGAAAGTGGACCATGCAGGCCTCCAGCTACGCCGTGAAGGCCGAACGCCTGGCCAAGCTGGGTCACGTGGGCGAGGCCGCCAAGATGGCGCAGATGGCAAACGCGTCGGCCCGCGCCGCCCAGGTGGCCAAGCTGGGCAACGTGAGCAAGGTGGGCCACTACGCCAACCTCTTCGGCCGGCTGTACCACGTCAACGTGGCCGGCACCATGATGAAGTCGGCGGAACTCCTGGCGCATAGCGACGCGCTGATCCGCGCCGGGCGATTCTCGTGGCTGGCCGGCGGCGCCAAGGCGACCGCCGAGACCGCCGAGGCGGCGACGCGGGCGTCGCTGGTCGCCAAGGCCGTGATGGCGGGCAAGGCGCTCGAGCCGGGCCTGGTGCGCGGTTTCCTGACCGGCAAGGTGGCCCTCGACGGCGCGAAGGCCGCGGAGATCCTGGCCGCTGCCGGGGCGGCCGGCCGCGGGGCGAAGGTCGCGGTGGCGGCCGGCGAGGTCGCCGCGCAGGAGAGCCGCTGGAGCCAGCTCGCGAGCAGTGCCGCGCGGTTTGCCATGCAGAACCCGGCGATCCTGTATCCCATCTCGCCGGCCGCGGGCCTGGCCCTGGACCTGCTGGGCCGCATCAACGCCATCCCCAAGGGCGTCGACCCCAAGACCGTCACCGAGGACGAGACGACCGCCCTGGCCCGCAAGTACGGCCTGGACACCGATCCGGTCAACGTCCGCACGTTCCTGATCGAGGTGCAGTCGTACGAAGGCAACGCCCTCGGGCCCGACGTCGGTCCGGCGAAACAGATCAAGCAGTTGCAGACACTCCTGCGGGCCCTGGGTTACGACAGCGACAAGACCGGCGTCTGGGACGAGAAGACCACTCGCGCCATGATCGACTACAAGACCCGCAACGGCTTCCACCAGAGCTACAAGAAGGCCGACGGCCAGTTCGCGGTCAACGAGTACGCCACGCCCGACGTCATCAGCCACATCATCCAGAAACTGGAAAGCTAG
- a CDS encoding zinc-binding dehydrogenase, protein MKAVAIDLFGRLRVEETPEPVVPPGHTLIRVRAAGVNFADCLARQGLYPDAPPRPFVPGYEVAGETPDGRRVMALTVFGGYSEVVAVPDSQVFPLPAGFSFEEGAGFLVTSLTAGLAMLGYGPLRAGDRVLIHAAAGGVGLAAVQIGLAHGAILFGTAGSETKCAFLAERGVQHPIDYRARDWAAAVREAGGELDLILDSLGGASVPAGLRLLAPRGRLVALGIAAGAGRGILGAVAAQLAGSLLPVHPLVAESRALIGLNMLRFVGRVEKLRDVSDALLALVRAGKLRPHVGATFPLGEARAAHDLLESRRSVGKVVLTTV, encoded by the coding sequence ATGAAAGCCGTCGCCATCGACCTCTTCGGCCGCCTCAGGGTCGAGGAAACCCCCGAACCCGTCGTGCCGCCGGGCCATACCCTGATCCGCGTGCGGGCCGCGGGCGTAAACTTCGCCGACTGCCTGGCGCGGCAGGGCCTCTATCCGGACGCCCCGCCGCGCCCCTTCGTGCCGGGCTACGAAGTGGCCGGCGAAACCCCCGACGGCCGCCGCGTCATGGCCTTGACGGTGTTCGGCGGGTACAGCGAGGTGGTCGCCGTGCCCGACTCGCAGGTCTTCCCCCTGCCGGCGGGCTTCTCTTTCGAAGAGGGGGCGGGCTTCCTGGTGACGTCGCTGACCGCGGGCCTGGCCATGCTGGGCTACGGGCCCCTCCGCGCCGGCGACCGCGTGCTGATCCACGCGGCGGCCGGCGGAGTGGGCCTGGCGGCCGTGCAGATCGGCCTCGCGCACGGCGCGATCCTGTTCGGCACCGCGGGTTCGGAGACCAAGTGCGCGTTCCTTGCCGAACGTGGGGTGCAGCACCCGATCGACTACCGGGCCCGCGACTGGGCGGCGGCCGTTAGGGAGGCCGGCGGCGAACTCGACCTGATCCTCGACTCGCTTGGCGGCGCGTCGGTGCCGGCCGGCCTGCGCCTGCTGGCGCCGCGCGGCCGCCTGGTCGCCCTGGGCATCGCGGCGGGCGCGGGACGGGGCATTCTCGGCGCCGTCGCCGCGCAACTCGCCGGCAGCCTCCTGCCGGTGCACCCTCTCGTCGCCGAGAGCCGCGCCCTGATCGGCCTCAACATGCTGCGCTTCGTCGGGCGGGTGGAGAAGCTGCGGGACGTCTCGGACGCCCTGCTCGCCCTCGTGCGTGCCGGAAAACTGCGGCCGCACGTGGGCGCGACGTTCCCGCTGGGCGAGGCGCGGGCCGCCCACGACCTCCTCGAGAGCCGCCGGTCCGTGGGCAAGGTTGTCCTGACAACTGTTTAG
- a CDS encoding DEAD/DEAH box helicase — translation MASMLAWAIMGHDKRPEFKSFHLKYELLEGLADMGYSQPTPVQALAIPEVIAGHDLLVQAKTGSGKTLAFGLGLLNRLDLQRVGTQCLVITPTRELALQVASEIARVGRHLGVLIEAVFGGVPIKEHITAAQWSTFLVGTPGRLRDLLERGHLRLDTVRAVVLDEADEMLDMGFKKDLEFILDAGGGRQQTLLFSATFPREIIRIAKTYMRDARKIQAQPEEATPTTISHRAVRTTHEHRFETLVDVLKAEKPDSALIFCQTKTETPWLARRLRSAGFKSGCLHGDMSQTERFDALEAFKRGDVQIMVATEVAARGLDIANVSHVINYSVPSNPEIYVHRSGRTGRAGRSGIAITLVTPKDERQYARIEKLVAASAAPVRPRSAAPPAEPRSAGRVPEERAPAPAPAHPRRRGPDPHDFIDYAGHRLDDFLPMARHLLHIGDPVTLVAALLASHPLAEASPEESVSAAPPQRPRRRRR, via the coding sequence ATGGCGTCGATGTTAGCATGGGCGATCATGGGTCATGACAAGCGTCCCGAATTCAAGTCGTTCCACCTGAAGTACGAGTTGCTCGAAGGCCTCGCCGACATGGGCTATTCGCAGCCCACGCCGGTGCAGGCTCTGGCCATCCCCGAGGTCATTGCCGGCCACGATCTCCTGGTGCAGGCCAAGACCGGATCCGGCAAGACGCTCGCGTTCGGCCTGGGCCTCCTCAATCGGCTGGATTTGCAGCGCGTGGGTACCCAGTGCCTCGTCATCACGCCGACGCGAGAGCTCGCGCTGCAGGTCGCCAGCGAAATCGCCCGGGTGGGGCGCCACCTGGGGGTGCTCATCGAGGCGGTCTTCGGCGGCGTCCCGATCAAGGAGCACATCACCGCCGCGCAATGGTCCACCTTCCTGGTGGGCACACCGGGGCGGCTGCGCGATCTGCTGGAGCGCGGGCACCTGCGCCTCGACACCGTCCGCGCGGTGGTCCTGGACGAAGCCGACGAGATGCTCGACATGGGTTTCAAGAAGGATCTCGAATTCATCCTGGATGCGGGTGGCGGCCGCCAGCAGACGCTGCTGTTCTCGGCCACCTTCCCCCGCGAGATCATCCGCATCGCCAAGACCTACATGCGCGACGCACGCAAGATCCAGGCGCAGCCCGAGGAAGCCACGCCCACCACCATCTCGCATCGCGCCGTCCGCACCACCCACGAGCATCGCTTCGAGACGCTCGTGGACGTGCTCAAGGCCGAGAAGCCCGATTCGGCCCTCATCTTCTGCCAGACCAAGACCGAGACGCCGTGGCTCGCCAGGCGGTTGCGCTCGGCCGGCTTCAAGAGCGGCTGCCTGCACGGCGACATGTCCCAGACCGAGCGCTTCGACGCGCTCGAAGCATTCAAGCGCGGCGACGTGCAGATCATGGTCGCTACCGAGGTAGCCGCTCGCGGCCTCGACATCGCCAATGTCAGCCACGTCATCAACTACTCGGTGCCCAGCAACCCGGAGATTTACGTGCATCGTAGCGGCCGCACCGGGCGCGCCGGTCGCTCCGGCATCGCCATCACCCTGGTCACGCCCAAGGACGAGCGCCAGTACGCCCGCATCGAGAAGCTGGTCGCGGCCTCCGCCGCGCCGGTCAGGCCGCGGTCGGCGGCCCCGCCCGCGGAGCCGCGCTCGGCCGGGCGCGTGCCGGAGGAGCGGGCTCCGGCGCCGGCGCCCGCGCACCCCAGGCGGCGCGGGCCCGATCCCCACGATTTCATCGACTATGCCGGTCACCGCCTCGACGACTTCCTCCCGATGGCCCGGCACCTGCTGCACATCGGCGACCCGGTCACCCTGGTGGCGGCGTTGCTGGCCAGCCATCCGCTCGCCGAGGCGAGTCCCGAGGAATCGGTTTCCGCGGCGCCCCCCCAGCGCCCGCGCCGGCGCCGCCGCTGA
- a CDS encoding Rdx family protein produces MAADLKAKTGHEARLIEGSRGIFDVRIDGKLVFSKYESGRFPTLKDIVQ; encoded by the coding sequence CTGGCGGCTGATCTCAAGGCGAAGACCGGCCACGAGGCCAGGCTCATCGAGGGGTCGCGCGGCATCTTCGACGTAAGGATCGACGGGAAGCTCGTGTTCTCCAAGTACGAATCCGGGCGCTTCCCCACGCTGAAGGACATCGTCCAGTGA
- a CDS encoding protein phosphatase 2C domain-containing protein yields the protein MSAVAICPKPGCRSENTGRYCNRCGTDLAQIACPTCERAYPDEALGTLPGPACEDCQTALAVPAMLIAPAGHPDLAPGDLACDGRFRIMGALGAGQYLAVDCKPYAKRLAEKPADDSVPGAYRRLAHLPGLPSLLDAVRAQDGGEWLLSAGPVDRHGNLFPAIADRWPGAATERRLAWLTAWVRLAIALATEGWAQTVLDPANLRIAPDGNLAVRTLLRDAGGASPAERLAAVWRDLAGAGADAAVPRLIDRLAVGESGLVDVEHELLALRGRPRTDIRHHGATDTGRKRENNEDSYLGWQAAVKEMRPEGPFSGVRGLFAVCDGMGGHERGEVASRTCVQMVQRYVVPALMGDDPGDGDLAGILRKLVREEVNAAILARNGGDQDGPFRRMGTTVVMVAVVDDRAVWVHVGDSRIYLITGDRIEQVTEDHNVGTRDVKLGVATMLEAFRSPVGKHLTQALGPRSSEFVHPDTGYVPLTEPCYLLLCSDGLADMVPESDVHKTVVRHWDDPEAAVADLIAQANDGGGLDNITALAIRVEPLSVVFGPEPSSAVEQPQRV from the coding sequence ATGTCCGCGGTCGCGATTTGTCCCAAACCAGGTTGCCGGAGCGAGAACACCGGCCGCTACTGCAACCGCTGCGGCACGGACCTGGCGCAGATCGCCTGCCCGACGTGCGAGCGGGCCTACCCCGACGAGGCGCTGGGAACGCTGCCGGGCCCGGCCTGCGAGGATTGCCAGACGGCGCTCGCCGTGCCCGCCATGCTCATCGCGCCGGCCGGTCACCCGGACCTGGCCCCGGGCGATCTCGCTTGTGACGGGCGCTTCCGGATCATGGGCGCCCTCGGGGCCGGGCAGTACCTCGCGGTGGATTGCAAGCCGTATGCCAAGCGACTGGCCGAGAAGCCGGCCGACGATTCGGTGCCCGGCGCGTACAGGCGTCTCGCGCACCTGCCCGGCTTGCCGTCGCTGCTCGACGCGGTGCGGGCCCAGGACGGCGGCGAGTGGCTGCTCTCGGCAGGCCCGGTGGATCGCCACGGCAACCTGTTCCCTGCCATCGCCGACCGCTGGCCCGGCGCCGCCACGGAGCGCCGCCTCGCCTGGTTGACCGCGTGGGTGCGGCTGGCGATCGCGCTTGCGACCGAAGGCTGGGCGCAGACGGTCCTGGATCCGGCCAACCTGCGGATCGCTCCGGACGGCAACCTCGCCGTGCGCACTTTGCTCCGGGACGCCGGCGGCGCTTCGCCCGCCGAGAGGCTCGCGGCGGTCTGGCGCGACCTGGCCGGCGCGGGCGCCGACGCGGCGGTGCCGCGCCTTATCGACCGCCTGGCCGTTGGGGAAAGCGGGCTGGTGGACGTCGAACACGAGTTGCTCGCCCTGCGCGGCCGGCCTCGCACCGATATCCGCCATCATGGCGCGACCGATACCGGTCGCAAGCGCGAGAACAACGAAGACAGCTACCTCGGCTGGCAGGCGGCGGTCAAGGAAATGCGGCCGGAAGGACCGTTCAGCGGCGTGCGCGGGCTCTTCGCGGTCTGCGACGGCATGGGCGGCCACGAGCGCGGCGAGGTCGCGTCCCGCACCTGCGTGCAGATGGTCCAGCGCTACGTGGTGCCGGCGCTGATGGGCGACGACCCGGGCGACGGCGACCTGGCCGGCATCCTGCGGAAACTCGTGCGCGAGGAGGTCAACGCGGCCATCCTGGCGCGCAACGGCGGCGACCAGGACGGGCCCTTCCGGCGCATGGGCACCACGGTGGTCATGGTGGCCGTGGTAGACGATCGGGCCGTCTGGGTGCACGTAGGGGACAGCCGCATCTACCTGATCACGGGCGATCGCATCGAGCAGGTCACCGAGGACCACAACGTCGGGACCCGGGACGTCAAGCTGGGCGTGGCCACGATGCTGGAGGCGTTCCGGAGCCCGGTGGGCAAGCACCTCACGCAGGCTCTCGGGCCGAGGAGCAGCGAGTTCGTGCATCCGGACACCGGCTACGTCCCGCTGACCGAGCCCTGCTATCTCCTGCTGTGTTCGGACGGCCTGGCCGACATGGTGCCCGAATCGGACGTCCACAAGACCGTCGTTCGCCACTGGGACGATCCCGAGGCCGCGGTCGCCGATCTCATCGCCCAGGCCAACGACGGCGGCGGCCTCGACAACATCACGGCGCTGGCTATTCGCGTGGAACCCTTGTCGGTGGTGTTCGGCCCCGAGCCGTCAAGTGCCGTAGAGCAGCCGCAACGCGTCTAG
- a CDS encoding protein kinase, translated as MPGTAPPCPFCGAAVPRGHRVCKACGNGYLLPCGGCGHQGAAVAFCQQCGDPLGSLGTRKQGAYRLVRLLGKGGMGQTFHAVDPGGRHVAVKELLAQTADKAKVRELFAREAMALGALDHPAIPRLIEFFVEGGRRVQVMDLIHGTSLDRLAMEAGGRLPEHRVVRWMMELCDILEYLHGRRVIHRDIKPGNLLLRRSPPALVLIDFGAVKEAGAPPGTVIATPGYAPFEQSQGSPVPQSDLYSVGCTIIALVTGQNPATLYDTAKGTFMDLEKRGMSPALSRIVREATAFIAAERPPSARTLKRALAAV; from the coding sequence ATGCCCGGGACCGCGCCGCCATGCCCCTTCTGCGGGGCCGCCGTACCGCGCGGCCACCGGGTTTGCAAGGCATGCGGCAACGGCTACCTCCTGCCATGCGGCGGCTGCGGCCATCAAGGCGCCGCGGTCGCCTTTTGCCAGCAGTGCGGGGATCCGCTCGGTTCGCTCGGTACGCGCAAGCAGGGTGCATACCGGCTCGTGAGGCTCCTGGGCAAGGGCGGAATGGGCCAGACCTTTCACGCGGTCGATCCGGGCGGGCGGCATGTCGCGGTAAAAGAACTACTAGCCCAGACCGCCGACAAGGCGAAGGTGCGGGAACTGTTCGCCCGGGAGGCGATGGCACTGGGTGCGCTGGATCACCCCGCCATCCCCCGCCTCATCGAATTCTTCGTGGAGGGCGGCCGGAGGGTGCAGGTGATGGATCTCATCCACGGGACGAGCCTCGACCGCCTGGCGATGGAAGCCGGCGGTCGCCTGCCGGAGCACCGCGTCGTGCGGTGGATGATGGAACTGTGCGACATCCTCGAGTACCTCCATGGCCGCCGGGTGATCCACCGCGACATCAAGCCGGGCAACCTGCTGCTGCGGCGATCGCCGCCAGCCCTGGTGCTCATCGACTTCGGCGCCGTGAAGGAAGCCGGGGCGCCGCCCGGCACCGTGATCGCCACTCCCGGGTACGCGCCCTTCGAGCAGAGCCAGGGTTCGCCGGTCCCGCAAAGCGACCTGTATTCGGTCGGCTGCACCATCATCGCCCTGGTCACTGGCCAGAACCCCGCCACGCTCTACGACACGGCCAAGGGCACCTTCATGGACCTAGAGAAGCGTGGGATGTCCCCGGCGCTGTCGCGGATCGTCCGGGAGGCGACGGCGTTCATCGCGGCGGAGCGCCCCCCTTCGGCCAGGACGCTAAAGCGCGCGCTGGCGGCGGTATAA